From a region of the Gemmatimonas sp. genome:
- a CDS encoding VanZ family protein: protein MPVTRFRFRRTADFTALRLGRAVLGYLALVTSIITMAPFRFQWTPAHGLTNIWNWSDLVMNVLMFVPFGFVYQLTRPRGAPPDWPRVVVLGAVLSGTIETLQLFSPTRYTSLLDLATNTAGAALGAWAFSRLARHLEDDTAVQSLALELPLMGLVYQLIPLCWLIGSGSEGGARRIFVLPLAAFAGAILGTVHAAYLAPSRHRSGYQDRRWLVALALGWVMVAVVPGARGDIDLICAGATLTVGIALLRSIATTRDLAASTHRRFELPTLRLVLPLFAAYLALSSLWPLDAVTPTWHWIIALAPVQVELTQPAVYRLLEHVAAFTLAGYVIAEFYGRDARGLREAAPRVAVWAGGISLLLEVARGWYPDTGASVLLWVFTVVAALFGGWLYLLQRDHVKALVERRRLLASLAASEPVVSRAA from the coding sequence ATGCCAGTCACCCGCTTCCGCTTCCGGCGCACCGCCGATTTCACCGCCCTCCGACTCGGACGGGCGGTCCTCGGCTACCTCGCGCTGGTCACGTCGATTATCACCATGGCGCCCTTCCGCTTTCAGTGGACACCGGCGCACGGCCTGACCAACATTTGGAACTGGTCGGACCTCGTGATGAACGTGCTGATGTTCGTGCCGTTCGGGTTCGTGTATCAGCTCACGCGCCCCCGCGGCGCCCCGCCCGACTGGCCTCGCGTCGTGGTGCTCGGCGCCGTGCTCAGTGGCACCATCGAGACGCTGCAGCTCTTCTCACCCACGCGGTACACGTCGCTGCTCGATTTGGCCACCAACACCGCCGGCGCGGCGCTCGGGGCGTGGGCGTTCTCCCGCCTGGCCCGTCATCTGGAAGACGACACCGCCGTGCAGTCGTTGGCGCTGGAGCTGCCGCTCATGGGGCTGGTGTATCAGCTGATCCCCCTCTGCTGGCTGATCGGAAGCGGCAGCGAAGGCGGCGCGCGACGGATCTTCGTGCTGCCGCTGGCCGCTTTTGCCGGCGCGATTCTGGGTACCGTGCACGCCGCGTATCTCGCGCCGTCTCGCCATCGGTCGGGGTATCAGGACCGGCGTTGGCTGGTGGCGCTCGCGCTAGGCTGGGTGATGGTGGCGGTGGTCCCTGGTGCACGCGGTGACATCGATCTGATCTGCGCCGGCGCCACGCTCACCGTCGGCATCGCGCTGTTGCGCAGCATCGCCACTACGCGCGACCTCGCCGCGAGCACGCATCGTCGCTTCGAGCTGCCCACCCTGCGATTGGTGTTGCCGCTGTTTGCGGCGTATCTGGCGCTGTCGTCGCTCTGGCCGCTCGACGCCGTCACGCCGACGTGGCACTGGATCATCGCCCTCGCACCGGTGCAGGTGGAGCTCACGCAGCCAGCGGTGTATCGACTGCTCGAACACGTGGCCGCATTTACGCTGGCCGGGTACGTGATCGCCGAGTTCTACGGACGCGATGCGCGAGGTCTGCGTGAAGCCGCCCCGCGCGTGGCGGTGTGGGCGGGCGGGATTTCACTGTTGCTGGAAGTGGCGCGCGGATGGTACCCCGACACCGGCGCCAGCGTGCTGCTCTGGGTGTTCACCGTCGTCGCCGCGCTCTTCGGCGGCTGGCTGTATCTGCTGCAGCGTGATCACGTGAAGGCCCTCGTGGAGCGGCGACGGCTGCTGGCGTCGTTGGCGGCGTCGGAGCCCGTGGTGTCGCGGGCGGCGTAG